The following proteins come from a genomic window of Sander vitreus isolate 19-12246 chromosome 14, sanVit1, whole genome shotgun sequence:
- the cdc42se1 gene encoding CDC42 small effector protein 1, which produces MPQDYPQAAVPPPACRAAAESGGRPLDTRSVGMSDFWHKMGCCVVAKPPPKKRRRIDRSMIGEPTNFIHLTHIGSGEMAEGLQPSGTVQEQMRSKGPKMNSRNSML; this is translated from the exons ATGCCCCAGGATTACCCCCAGGCTGCAGTTCCTCCCCCGGCCTGCAGGGCGGCAGCAGAGAGTGGCGGCCGGCCGCTGGACACGCGAAGCGTCGGCATGAGCGACTTCTGGCACAAGATGGGCTGCTGCGTGGTGGCTAAACCTCCGccg aagaagaggaggaggattgACCGCAGTATGATCGGAGAGCCGACAAACTTCATCCACCTGACACACATCGGCTCTGGAGAGATGGCCGAGGGCCTGCAGCCG tcTGGAACGGTTCAGGAACAGATGAGGTCTAAAGGCCCCAAAATGAACAGCAGGAACAGCATGTTATAG